The Pantoea vagans genome includes a window with the following:
- a CDS encoding MurR/RpiR family transcriptional regulator: MDIVWQLRQQSARVDAPESRLARFILDNLHVSAQATMESLATQAGVSPEVLRRFAASAGCRDLDDFLHQVRKAGQQQEGAFIEVIRQRQPSLSQQENRVALAILNDMAFAASATIEQLAGRAEVSAATITRFARSVGCEDIRDLRMRLARASSVPSARRAQNIPQLETIHQALAQQWSLAEGLTWERAALMLRNARSVLLIGAAGQTTPLVAEVHQRLTTAGLALAWIQDDNLLRMTLSRLQPDDLLLILAPDTVNSSVLSAVHHAHIQKTAVIAICPAALDLANQADVWLPLPENQSARSYGILCALDRLETALASPQDNAAPTQVKDNSG; this comes from the coding sequence ATGGATATTGTCTGGCAACTGCGACAGCAGTCGGCACGGGTGGATGCACCGGAATCTAGGCTGGCGCGTTTTATTCTGGATAACTTGCACGTCAGCGCGCAGGCCACGATGGAAAGTCTGGCTACCCAAGCGGGCGTCAGTCCTGAAGTGCTGCGTCGTTTTGCCGCCTCTGCTGGCTGTCGCGATCTTGATGATTTTCTACACCAGGTGCGTAAAGCTGGCCAGCAGCAGGAAGGCGCATTCATCGAGGTGATCCGCCAGCGGCAGCCGTCACTGAGCCAGCAGGAAAATCGTGTGGCACTGGCCATCCTTAACGATATGGCGTTTGCCGCATCCGCCACTATTGAGCAACTGGCCGGACGCGCCGAAGTCAGCGCTGCCACCATCACCCGATTTGCGCGTTCGGTGGGCTGTGAAGATATCCGCGATTTGCGCATGCGTCTGGCGCGCGCCAGTTCGGTGCCATCAGCGCGCCGTGCACAAAACATTCCACAGCTTGAGACGATTCATCAGGCACTGGCACAGCAGTGGTCGCTGGCTGAAGGGTTAACCTGGGAGCGTGCTGCGCTTATGCTTCGGAATGCCCGAAGTGTGTTATTGATTGGGGCCGCAGGACAGACCACACCGCTGGTAGCAGAAGTTCACCAGCGACTTACAACGGCAGGACTGGCACTGGCATGGATTCAGGACGACAACCTGCTGCGTATGACGCTGAGCCGCTTACAGCCGGATGATTTACTGTTAATCCTCGCGCCAGATACGGTGAACAGCAGCGTGCTGAGTGCGGTACACCATGCACACATCCAGAAAACAGCGGTGATTGCGATCTGCCCAGCAGCGCTGGATCTGGCGAACCAGGCAGATGTTTGGCTGCCGCTGCCGGAAAATCAAAGCGCGCGTAGCTATGGCATTCTTTGCGCGCTAG